In a genomic window of Streptococcus mitis NCTC 12261:
- a CDS encoding ABC transporter ATP-binding protein, with protein sequence MRRQTANQTLKRLAKDLASHPFLLFLAFLGTIAQVGLSIYLPILIGQVIDQVLVTGSSPVFWQIFLQMILVVIGNTLVQWINPLIYNRLIFSYTRDLRERIIHKLHRLPIAFVDRQGSGEMVSRVTTDIEQLAAGLTMIFNQFFIGVLMILVSILAMIQIHLLMTLLVLLLTPLSMVISRFIAKRSYHLFQKQTETRGIQTQLIEESLSQQTIIQSFNAQEEFIQRLHEANANYAGYSQSAIFYSSTVNPSTRFVNALIYALLAGVGAYRIMIGSTLTIGRLVTFLNYVQQYTKPFNDISSVLAELQSALACAERVYAVLDSTELAETGKEVLTSDQVKGAISFKHVSFGYHPEKILIKDLSIDIPAGSKVAIVGPTGAGKSTLINLLMRFYPINSGDILLDGKSIYDYSRASLRQQFGMVLQETWLKQGTIHDNIAFGNPDASREQVIAAAKAANADFFIQQLPQGYDTKLENAGESLSVGQAQLLTIARVFLAIPKILILDEATSSIDTRTEVLVQDAFAKLMKGRTSFIIAHRLSTIQDADMILVLVDGDIVEYGNHQDLIARKGKYYQMQQAASFSSE encoded by the coding sequence ATGAGACGACAAACTGCAAACCAGACGCTCAAACGTTTGGCAAAAGATTTAGCAAGCCATCCCTTCCTCCTTTTCCTAGCCTTTCTAGGAACTATTGCTCAGGTTGGTTTGTCGATTTACCTACCAATCTTAATCGGACAGGTCATCGACCAAGTCCTAGTGACTGGCTCTTCACCAGTTTTTTGGCAGATTTTCCTACAGATGATTTTGGTAGTCATAGGAAATACACTGGTACAATGGATAAATCCTCTTATTTATAATCGCCTAATCTTCTCTTATACCAGAGACTTGCGAGAGCGAATCATACATAAGCTTCATCGGTTACCGATTGCTTTTGTGGATCGTCAAGGAAGTGGAGAGATGGTCAGTCGTGTGACCACAGACATCGAGCAGTTGGCAGCTGGTTTGACCATGATATTTAACCAATTTTTTATTGGTGTCTTGATGATTTTAGTCAGCATTCTAGCCATGATTCAAATTCATCTCCTCATGACTCTTTTGGTCTTGCTGTTGACGCCACTGTCTATGGTAATTTCACGCTTTATTGCCAAGAGATCCTATCATCTCTTCCAGAAGCAAACAGAGACGAGGGGGATTCAGACACAATTAATTGAAGAATCGTTGAGCCAGCAGACCATTATCCAGTCCTTTAATGCTCAGGAAGAGTTTATCCAAAGGCTGCACGAGGCTAATGCCAATTATGCAGGTTATTCTCAGTCAGCTATCTTTTATTCTTCAACAGTTAATCCTTCGACTCGCTTTGTAAATGCGCTCATTTATGCGCTTCTAGCTGGAGTGGGAGCTTATCGTATAATGATAGGCTCTACCTTGACTATCGGGCGTTTAGTGACTTTTTTGAATTATGTCCAACAGTACACTAAGCCCTTTAACGATATTTCCTCAGTTCTAGCCGAATTGCAAAGTGCTCTTGCTTGCGCAGAGCGTGTCTATGCTGTCTTAGATAGCACTGAGCTGGCTGAAACTGGTAAGGAAGTCTTGACCAGTGACCAAGTTAAAGGAGCTATTTCCTTTAAACATGTCTCTTTTGGTTACCATCCTGAAAAGATTTTGATTAAGGATTTATCTATTGATATTCCAGCTGGTAGCAAGGTGGCTATTGTTGGTCCGACAGGTGCTGGAAAATCAACCCTTATCAATCTCCTCATGCGTTTTTATCCCATTAACTCGGGAGATATCTTGCTGGATGGGAAATCCATTTATGACTATAGTCGTGCCTCTTTACGTCAGCAGTTTGGCATGGTGCTCCAAGAAACCTGGCTCAAGCAAGGGACCATTCATGACAATATTGCCTTTGGAAATCCTGATGCCAGTCGGGAGCAAGTGATTGCTGCTGCCAAAGCAGCCAATGCAGACTTTTTCATCCAACAGTTGCCGCAGGGTTACGATACCAAGTTGGAAAATGCTGGAGAATCTCTCTCTGTCGGTCAGGCTCAGCTCTTGACCATAGCCCGAGTTTTTCTAGCTATTCCCAAGATTCTTATCTTAGACGAGGCGACGTCCTCCATTGATACGCGGACAGAAGTGCTGGTACAGGATGCCTTTGCCAAACTCATGAAGGGACGTACAAGCTTTATCATTGCCCACCGCTTGTCAACCATTCAGGATGCGGATATGATTCTAGTCTTAGTGGATGGCGACATTGTTGAGTATGGGAATCATCAGGATCTCATAGCTAGAAAGGGTAAGTATTACCAAATGCAGCAAGCTGCATCTTTTAGCTCTGAATAA